Proteins encoded together in one Marinobacter sp. Arc7-DN-1 window:
- a CDS encoding VRR-NUC domain-containing protein — MDNRPGTADFDNPLYYLENMETVIGWVLSHHADLLIREERDRLSAFRELSVPARALLTRMVMRTGELFRADKLRYPELGVPESVALEELVTGNWVDTGPVLTIDQLFRLYTLGELRPVFAAVLQEAGWPKILPKGHMLEALRQSFPDARPLADWLGTAVNPVVCINHMALFDRVRLMFFGNLRQSWSDFVLVELGHQRYEPVTFTPDSRAFQLRSEVDLYLAMHQCREWLDEGVPAREVWPEVPAPSDNAWLSSRRDRLLLELGRQAERQGDRELALQAFGAGGHREARLKQLRLLERMKRHREAWGIASRWQAQQLSDAEAQGLARILKRLASRLDETPPPASMQPPIREFTLTLPKPALGSVEVAVQQHLWRDDTPVFYVENTLVNGLFGLLCWQTIFEPVPGAFFHPFHVGPADLTREDFVARRQASFDRCFACLQDGSYRDRILANYRARQGTTNPFVIWPVITDEVLNLALGCIPPADLERLFRRLLLNIREHRSGFPDLIRFHPGNTASGRRYEMIEVKGPGDRLQDHQIRWLEFFAGEGISASVCYVRWQDNRVME, encoded by the coding sequence ATGGATAACAGACCGGGCACGGCGGATTTCGACAATCCGCTGTATTACCTTGAAAACATGGAAACCGTGATCGGCTGGGTGCTGAGCCATCATGCTGATTTGCTGATCAGGGAGGAGCGGGATCGACTGAGCGCATTCCGGGAGCTTTCAGTGCCTGCCCGGGCACTGCTGACCCGGATGGTCATGCGTACGGGCGAGCTGTTTCGTGCCGATAAACTGCGTTACCCGGAGCTCGGCGTACCGGAATCCGTGGCCCTGGAAGAACTGGTTACTGGCAACTGGGTGGATACCGGCCCCGTGCTCACCATCGATCAACTGTTTCGCCTCTACACGCTGGGTGAGTTACGCCCGGTGTTTGCAGCGGTGCTGCAGGAAGCGGGATGGCCGAAAATACTGCCGAAGGGGCACATGCTGGAGGCTTTGCGGCAATCCTTTCCCGATGCACGCCCGCTGGCGGACTGGCTGGGGACAGCGGTAAATCCTGTTGTCTGCATTAACCACATGGCGCTGTTTGACCGGGTCCGATTGATGTTCTTCGGCAATCTCCGCCAAAGCTGGTCCGATTTCGTTCTGGTGGAGCTGGGCCATCAGCGCTATGAACCGGTGACCTTCACCCCGGATTCCCGGGCTTTTCAGCTTCGTTCGGAGGTGGACCTGTATCTGGCCATGCACCAGTGCCGGGAATGGCTGGATGAGGGCGTGCCCGCTCGTGAGGTCTGGCCAGAGGTGCCGGCGCCGTCGGACAACGCCTGGCTGAGCAGTCGTCGGGACCGGTTGTTGCTGGAGCTGGGCCGCCAGGCTGAACGGCAGGGCGACCGGGAACTGGCCTTGCAGGCGTTTGGTGCCGGTGGCCACCGGGAAGCGCGACTGAAACAGCTCCGGCTACTGGAGCGGATGAAACGCCATCGGGAAGCCTGGGGCATCGCCTCCAGGTGGCAGGCACAGCAACTGAGCGATGCCGAGGCCCAGGGCCTGGCCCGTATTCTGAAACGCCTGGCAAGCAGGCTCGACGAGACGCCCCCACCTGCTTCCATGCAGCCGCCAATCCGGGAATTCACCCTGACTCTGCCAAAACCGGCGCTGGGTTCGGTCGAAGTCGCCGTGCAACAACACCTGTGGCGGGACGATACCCCGGTGTTCTATGTGGAGAACACCCTGGTCAACGGTTTGTTCGGGCTGTTGTGCTGGCAGACCATCTTTGAGCCCGTGCCCGGGGCCTTCTTCCATCCGTTTCACGTGGGGCCGGCGGATCTGACCCGGGAGGATTTCGTGGCCCGTCGCCAGGCGTCGTTCGACCGGTGTTTCGCCTGCCTGCAAGATGGCAGTTACCGGGACCGTATCCTGGCAAATTACCGGGCCAGGCAAGGCACCACCAACCCTTTCGTGATCTGGCCGGTGATTACCGACGAAGTGCTGAATCTGGCGCTGGGTTGCATTCCCCCGGCGGATCTCGAACGCCTGTTCCGGCGCCTGTTGCTGAATATCCGGGAGCATCGCAGCGGCTTTCCGGACCTGATCCGGTTTCACCCCGGCAATACCGCGTCTGGTCGGCGCTATGAGATGATCGAAGTGAAAGGCCCGGGCGATCGGCTTCAGGATCACCAGATTCGGTGGCTCGAATTTTTCGCGGGTGAGGGAATTTCCGCGAGCGTGTGCTATGTGCGCTGGCAGGATAACAGGGTGATGGAATGA
- the recC gene encoding exodeoxyribonuclease V subunit gamma, translated as MAAPSTDKPTTIEPGFHAIHANHLEDLRRAVVYICRQSPMPPLQSETFLVQSNGIAQWLKLALAEKRTDDGAEGGLGIAAGMDFLFPARFIWQAYRAVLSDGEVPEQSPFDKRRLVWRLYRLLPELVGQDDAFTPLARFLEGTDPDLRNFQLAEKVADLFDQYQVFRADWLAAWEQGKDAIITARGQEKALDTETRWQPLLWRKLVEDVGEAADTSRSQIHTRFMEQGQQVNSPANPARLPRRIVVFGVSSLPRQALEALYVLSRFSQVVLCVHNPCQFYWADIISDRELLKAERKRGVAHPVLSQIADPDQLHQHANPLLAAWGKQGRDYIRLLDEFDNPDDYRSSFQTPDQKIDIFSEHGAGEAPCLLYQLQNDIHNLTPLQEIREQQRQLDLVHDHSLAFHAAHGPQREVEILHDQLLAAFNADPNLRPRDIIVMVPDINVYAPHIQAVFGRYQPGRKRHIPFTISDQGQRHHEPVLIALETLMSLPRSRFGVSEIISLLEVPGIRDRFGIREDEIPVARRWVEGANIRWGLHGRHRESLDLPAELERNTWQSGLRAMLLGYGMGEDEPWAGVEPYGEIGGLQASLAGRLSEFVHQLETLWQALQTSRSPGDWETLFSDMLGQFFHKVEGSDLLLLNRFRRQLEQWLEDSLAAGLEERKLPLNIVKDVLLEGLDEGGLNQRFLAGKVNFATLMPMRAIPFRKVCLLGMNDGDYPRSRPPVDFDLMAQDYRPGDRSRREDDRYLFLEAVLSAREQLYISWVGRSIRDDSERPPSVLVGQLQDHLDSLWTVAGDPDAKVTRALTIQHPLQPFSRAYFPKANGMGESGADSEHSPPKPLAEVLQARNLFTYEREWRGAHGVEASEQTGTALPYQTPEEPISLNDLAGFLKKPIDTFYQRRLQVRFEDVEDDDTDNENFDLNGLDRWRLDNELIQDSLLKAGSEEELHERLENTLDRMARRGDLGMGVTEHRLRSELSGRLPDLFERYQSALAEWPEAVAELLPFDYRFENSMGAVDVADLIDSLRCNPAGQLCRLVVASSGLLTGSGGSRKVRYANLMRDWVIHLAGQLGGQPFETLILGKEEGRKFRFAPLAPEIAKRHFDAILSRWMDATTRALPIHCDAGFAWIYSFYQSKKFLGDHERAISDAEQAYSTALERDTGYLRGAFESPELLLASGEFEALLHELYVPLWEAEQGKSAADQIGSLE; from the coding sequence ATGGCTGCTCCGTCCACCGATAAACCCACCACCATCGAACCCGGCTTTCACGCCATCCACGCCAACCATCTGGAAGACCTGCGCCGGGCGGTGGTGTACATCTGCCGGCAGAGCCCCATGCCGCCGCTGCAGAGCGAAACCTTCCTGGTGCAGAGTAACGGCATCGCCCAATGGCTGAAGCTGGCGCTGGCGGAGAAGCGGACGGACGATGGTGCAGAGGGTGGTCTGGGCATTGCCGCCGGCATGGACTTCCTGTTCCCGGCCCGTTTTATCTGGCAGGCCTACCGGGCCGTTCTGTCGGACGGGGAAGTACCGGAGCAGTCCCCCTTCGACAAGCGCCGGCTGGTTTGGCGGCTGTACCGGTTGCTGCCGGAACTGGTGGGGCAGGACGACGCCTTCACCCCGTTGGCACGGTTTCTGGAAGGCACGGATCCGGATCTGCGTAATTTTCAGTTGGCCGAGAAAGTGGCCGACCTGTTCGACCAGTACCAGGTCTTTCGCGCTGACTGGCTGGCGGCCTGGGAGCAGGGCAAGGATGCGATCATCACCGCCCGGGGCCAGGAAAAAGCCCTGGACACGGAGACCCGCTGGCAACCGTTGCTTTGGCGCAAACTGGTGGAAGACGTTGGCGAAGCCGCCGACACCAGCCGCTCCCAAATCCACACCCGCTTTATGGAACAGGGCCAACAGGTCAACAGCCCGGCCAATCCGGCCCGGTTGCCCAGGCGCATTGTGGTATTCGGGGTGTCGTCACTGCCCCGGCAGGCCCTGGAAGCCTTATACGTACTCAGCCGCTTCAGCCAGGTGGTGCTTTGCGTCCACAACCCCTGCCAGTTCTACTGGGCCGACATCATCAGCGATCGGGAACTGTTGAAAGCCGAACGCAAACGGGGTGTGGCCCACCCGGTGCTGTCACAGATTGCCGATCCGGACCAGCTGCACCAGCACGCCAACCCGTTGCTGGCCGCCTGGGGCAAGCAGGGCCGGGACTACATCCGGCTGCTGGACGAGTTCGACAACCCGGACGACTACCGCAGCAGCTTCCAGACCCCGGACCAGAAGATCGACATCTTCTCGGAACATGGCGCCGGCGAAGCCCCCTGCCTGCTGTACCAATTGCAGAACGATATCCACAACCTCACCCCGCTGCAGGAAATCCGGGAACAGCAGCGCCAGCTGGATCTGGTCCACGACCATTCCCTGGCATTCCACGCGGCCCACGGCCCCCAGCGGGAAGTGGAGATCCTGCACGACCAGTTGCTGGCCGCCTTCAATGCCGACCCGAACCTTCGGCCCCGGGATATCATCGTGATGGTGCCGGATATCAACGTCTACGCGCCCCACATTCAGGCGGTCTTCGGCCGCTACCAGCCCGGCCGCAAACGCCACATTCCCTTTACCATTTCCGACCAGGGCCAGCGCCACCACGAACCGGTGCTGATCGCCCTGGAAACCCTGATGTCGTTGCCCCGAAGCCGTTTCGGCGTGAGTGAAATCATCAGCCTGCTGGAGGTGCCCGGCATCCGCGACCGCTTTGGCATCCGCGAAGACGAGATTCCCGTGGCCCGGCGCTGGGTGGAAGGCGCCAACATCCGCTGGGGCCTGCACGGCCGCCACCGGGAAAGCCTGGACCTGCCGGCAGAGCTGGAACGCAACACCTGGCAGTCCGGCCTGCGGGCCATGCTGCTGGGCTATGGCATGGGCGAGGACGAACCCTGGGCCGGCGTGGAGCCCTATGGCGAAATCGGCGGCCTGCAGGCCAGCCTGGCCGGGCGTCTGAGCGAATTCGTGCACCAGTTGGAAACCCTGTGGCAGGCACTGCAAACCAGCCGAAGCCCGGGCGACTGGGAAACCCTGTTTTCGGACATGCTCGGGCAGTTTTTCCACAAGGTCGAAGGCAGCGATCTGTTACTGCTCAACCGTTTCCGCCGGCAGCTGGAACAATGGCTGGAGGATTCCCTGGCCGCGGGACTTGAGGAGCGGAAACTCCCCCTGAACATCGTCAAGGATGTGCTGCTCGAAGGCCTGGACGAGGGCGGCCTGAACCAGCGCTTCCTGGCCGGCAAGGTCAATTTCGCCACCCTGATGCCCATGCGGGCCATCCCCTTCCGCAAGGTCTGCCTGCTGGGCATGAACGATGGCGACTACCCCCGCTCCCGGCCACCGGTGGATTTCGACCTGATGGCCCAGGATTACCGCCCGGGGGACCGCTCCCGACGGGAGGACGACCGCTACCTGTTCCTGGAAGCCGTGCTGTCAGCACGGGAACAGCTTTATATCAGTTGGGTAGGGCGCAGCATCAGGGACGATTCCGAACGGCCGCCGTCGGTATTGGTCGGACAGCTTCAGGATCATCTCGACAGTCTGTGGACAGTGGCCGGCGACCCCGATGCGAAAGTCACCAGAGCCCTGACGATCCAGCATCCACTGCAACCCTTCAGCCGGGCCTATTTCCCGAAAGCCAATGGCATGGGCGAAAGCGGGGCTGATAGTGAACACAGCCCGCCGAAACCCCTGGCCGAGGTGCTTCAGGCCCGCAACCTGTTCACCTACGAACGGGAATGGCGCGGCGCCCATGGCGTTGAAGCGTCCGAACAGACTGGCACTGCCCTGCCGTACCAGACACCGGAAGAACCCATCAGCCTGAACGATCTGGCCGGCTTCCTGAAAAAGCCCATCGACACCTTCTACCAGCGTCGCCTGCAGGTGCGGTTTGAGGATGTCGAAGACGACGATACCGACAACGAAAACTTTGATCTGAATGGCCTGGACCGCTGGCGTCTGGACAACGAACTGATTCAGGACAGCCTACTGAAAGCCGGCTCCGAAGAGGAGCTGCACGAGCGGCTGGAAAACACTCTGGATCGCATGGCCCGCCGGGGGGATCTGGGCATGGGGGTGACCGAACACCGGCTGCGCTCGGAGCTGTCCGGGCGTTTGCCGGATCTGTTCGAACGTTACCAGAGCGCTCTCGCAGAATGGCCGGAGGCCGTGGCTGAACTCTTGCCCTTCGACTACCGGTTCGAAAACTCGATGGGTGCCGTGGACGTGGCGGATCTGATTGACAGCCTGCGCTGCAACCCTGCGGGCCAGCTGTGCCGCCTGGTGGTGGCCAGTTCCGGCCTGCTGACCGGCTCTGGAGGCAGCAGGAAAGTGCGCTACGCCAACCTGATGCGGGACTGGGTGATTCACCTGGCCGGCCAGCTCGGTGGCCAGCCGTTTGAAACCCTGATTCTGGGCAAGGAAGAGGGTCGGAAATTCCGTTTCGCGCCGCTGGCGCCGGAGATTGCCAAGCGCCATTTTGATGCCATCCTCAGCCGCTGGATGGATGCCACCACCCGGGCACTGCCCATTCACTGCGACGCCGGCTTTGCCTGGATTTACAGCTTCTACCAGAGTAAGAAATTCCTGGGTGACCACGAACGGGCCATCAGCGATGCGGAACAGGCCTACAGCACTGCCCTGGAGCGGGATACCGGCTACCTGCGCGGGGCCTTTGAAAGCCCGGAGTTATTGCTGGCCAGTGGCGAGTTCGAAGCTTTGTTGCATGAACTCTATGTGCCCCTGTGGGAAGCGGAGCAGGGCAAGTCGGCCGCGGACCAGATTGGGAGTTTGGAATGA
- a CDS encoding AAA family ATPase, which yields MLIESLRIKNFKSFRQAQMKNLPRFCVVVGANGSGKSNLFDVFGFLKDCLTFNVKQALQVRGGFREVLSRGVDDTKSIELEIKFRMNIAGVERLVTYLIEVGMDNRQVVVLREVLRYKRGRYGSPYHFLDFTKGTGYAITNEEDFDKQDEELEREQQNVGKDALAIKGLGQFERFKAANAFRQLIENWHVSDFHINLARGSKEAIGEYEHLSVSGDNLQLVARNIYESHPEIFQNIVTAMKHRVPGVSQVEPLLTQDGRLILNFQDDTFKDPFIDKYVSDGTIKMFAYLVLLYDPEPHPLLCIEEPENQLYPTLLWELAEEFRAYAERGGQVFVSSHSPDFLNAVKLEEVYWLVKEQGYTHIRRAEDDPQLKAFINEGDQMGYLWKEGFFPGADPR from the coding sequence ATGTTGATAGAAAGCCTTCGCATCAAAAACTTCAAAAGCTTTCGCCAAGCCCAGATGAAAAACCTCCCCCGGTTTTGCGTTGTGGTTGGTGCCAACGGAAGCGGGAAGTCCAACTTGTTCGATGTCTTTGGCTTTCTGAAAGACTGCCTGACATTCAACGTAAAACAGGCTCTCCAGGTCAGGGGAGGATTTCGTGAGGTGCTCAGCCGAGGCGTAGACGATACCAAATCCATTGAGCTGGAAATCAAATTTCGGATGAATATTGCGGGAGTCGAGCGACTGGTAACCTACCTTATCGAAGTTGGTATGGATAACCGCCAGGTAGTGGTACTTCGTGAAGTGCTGCGTTACAAACGCGGGCGTTATGGCTCCCCTTACCACTTCCTCGATTTTACCAAAGGAACCGGCTATGCCATTACCAACGAGGAGGACTTTGACAAGCAGGATGAGGAGCTCGAGAGGGAACAACAGAATGTCGGCAAAGATGCGCTTGCCATCAAAGGCTTAGGGCAGTTCGAGCGCTTTAAAGCCGCCAATGCTTTTCGGCAGCTTATTGAGAACTGGCATGTGTCGGATTTTCACATCAACCTCGCCAGAGGTAGCAAAGAGGCCATTGGTGAGTACGAACATCTGTCGGTTTCCGGTGATAACCTACAACTGGTGGCTCGCAACATCTATGAAAGTCACCCGGAAATTTTTCAGAACATCGTCACCGCAATGAAACACCGGGTTCCCGGTGTAAGTCAGGTCGAACCCTTATTAACCCAGGACGGACGGCTGATCCTGAACTTCCAGGACGACACGTTCAAAGACCCCTTTATTGATAAGTACGTCTCTGACGGCACCATCAAAATGTTTGCCTACCTGGTGCTGTTGTACGACCCGGAGCCGCATCCGCTGCTGTGTATCGAAGAGCCGGAAAATCAGCTTTACCCCACCTTACTCTGGGAGCTGGCTGAAGAATTCCGTGCCTATGCTGAGCGGGGTGGCCAGGTATTTGTGTCCAGCCACTCGCCCGATTTCCTGAACGCGGTAAAGCTTGAGGAAGTGTACTGGCTGGTGAAAGAGCAGGGCTATACCCACATTCGTCGGGCGGAAGATGACCCACAGTTGAAGGCCTTTATAAACGAAGGGGACCAGATGGGCTACCTGTGGAAAGAAGGCTTTTTCCCGGGGGCTGATCCACGATGA
- a CDS encoding DUF4276 family protein, whose protein sequence is MTELVFFLEEPSAKAMLEGVVPRLLDDSINVRYVVFEGKQDLEKRLPRRLRGWQNPHARFLVMRDQDSGDCYEIKGKLAGICDRAGRPDALIRIACHELESFYLGDLNAVAATIGPQKLAKQQNNAKYRDPDRLNNAAQELKRIAKTYQKLSGSRAIGPVLSLDENQSQSFNQLIGGIKRLAGVQP, encoded by the coding sequence ATGACCGAACTGGTATTTTTTCTTGAGGAGCCATCCGCCAAAGCCATGCTGGAAGGTGTGGTCCCCAGGCTTCTGGATGACAGCATTAACGTACGTTATGTGGTATTTGAAGGCAAGCAGGACTTGGAAAAACGCCTTCCACGTCGATTACGTGGCTGGCAGAACCCCCATGCTCGCTTTTTGGTGATGCGAGACCAGGATTCTGGTGATTGCTACGAGATTAAAGGCAAGCTGGCAGGCATTTGTGATAGAGCAGGCCGACCGGATGCACTGATTCGCATTGCCTGTCATGAGCTGGAAAGCTTTTATCTGGGCGACTTGAATGCCGTAGCCGCTACGATTGGGCCACAAAAACTGGCCAAACAACAAAACAACGCGAAATACCGTGATCCGGATCGCCTCAACAACGCCGCCCAGGAACTGAAACGTATCGCCAAAACCTATCAGAAGCTCTCTGGCTCACGTGCCATTGGCCCAGTGTTGTCACTGGATGAGAACCAGTCCCAAAGTTTTAATCAGTTGATTGGTGGCATCAAACGGTTGGCAGGAGTACAACCATGA
- the recB gene encoding exodeoxyribonuclease V subunit beta: MNNHTLGRSLNPLALPLKGSALIEASAGTGKTFTIAILYVRLVLGHGQTQDSPLQNLLPPNLLVVTFTEAATKELRDRIRTRLTQAAEVFSDAPDESDPPAETALIYQLRNEGYPDPATWPDCRKKLLLAAEWMDEAAVSTIHSFCNRMLSEHAFDSGSLFKLTLETDQSELLEDVTRDYWRTFVYPLPPALMDEALSHWKTPADLRRAVRNLIDDPDSLGTPPENVHQAINQVVSLRQQQSQTLKAHPWDRWQAEVIDLLNDLNKSKRLHGASKNAMVKVWDTLITWAESDDLLPDKIDNAAGFKNQTPEGLANILKGEEPAPHHPAFEAIEALMDFSQNQPSAKSDILRHASHWIAERLESEKQKRSEMGFDDLLTRLDGALHGPRGDQLAATIRRQFPVALIDEFQDTDPVQYRIFNRVYNVEGSDPDTCLLMIGDPKQAIYGFRGADIHTYLLARQGVKERTYTLGKNFRSAKPMVAAVNRVFEHSDQHSRDGAFLFGKGDNSPLPFQGVAANGTKRLWSVNGEVQSSLMFWTHESGEEGKDGNPKGLAKGTATADVAETCASEIARLLTLGQAGQAGFALPENPADLEPVTPKDIAILVNNRNEASAVRDALGRRRIKSVYLSDRDSVLTSQEAKEMLCWLRAFAEPRQLACIRAALATPTLSQSWQALDRLLTDEIALEREIERFMGYQQQWQKQGVLPMLRSFLMDFGVPGRLLQRADGERRLTDILHIAELLQQDSLQLDGEHALVHHYTRILRAADEEDEHRTLRLESDAGLVKVITVHKSKGLEYPLVFLPFGTAYRAQSEKQAFVRYHDDQGKLVTVFDPNAEDVAKADRERLGEDIRKLYVALTRARFATWVGAAALDNWPQSGLGYLIAGEAGSRITDCLTRLSEGQPEITITPLPEAEQTQYSEPAPEALGPALESTREAKEDWWIASYSAIEYTGMAGTGVAFTGEVENAQTQNLLEESTQEDGEQTAPMTAHRNQHNFPKGAGPGTFLHELLEWCSQHGFQRVVDNPSTLREQLTRRCGTRGWNDWVDPLEHWLQALITRPLQLQRSGTESVSLADLATLRPELEFWFESRNVSIGKLDQLVTHYTLNGADRPRVEENRFNGMLKGFIDLVFEHNGQYYVLDYKSNTLGEEDSAYTDQAMGNAILDKRYDLQYVLYLLALHRLLKARLPGYDYDQHIGGAVYLFLRGVNSTTGGAFTDKPPRALIEQLDALFDGESVPGRVAA; the protein is encoded by the coding sequence ATGAACAACCACACCCTTGGCCGCAGTCTGAACCCCCTCGCCCTGCCCCTGAAAGGCAGCGCCCTGATCGAAGCCAGTGCCGGCACCGGCAAAACCTTCACTATCGCCATCCTCTACGTACGCCTGGTGCTGGGCCATGGCCAGACCCAAGACAGCCCGCTGCAGAATCTGCTTCCGCCTAACCTGCTGGTGGTTACCTTCACCGAGGCTGCCACCAAAGAGCTGCGAGACCGTATCCGCACCCGGCTGACCCAGGCCGCCGAGGTGTTTTCCGATGCCCCCGACGAGTCCGATCCGCCGGCCGAAACGGCACTGATTTACCAGCTTCGGAATGAAGGTTACCCGGACCCGGCCACATGGCCAGACTGCCGCAAGAAGCTGCTGCTGGCCGCCGAATGGATGGACGAAGCCGCAGTGTCCACCATCCATAGCTTCTGCAACCGCATGCTCAGCGAGCACGCCTTCGACAGCGGCAGCCTGTTCAAGCTCACCCTGGAAACCGACCAGAGCGAACTGCTGGAGGATGTCACCCGGGATTACTGGCGCACCTTTGTGTACCCGCTGCCGCCGGCGCTGATGGACGAGGCCCTGAGCCACTGGAAAACCCCGGCCGACCTGCGTAGGGCCGTGCGCAACCTGATCGATGATCCGGACAGCCTGGGCACCCCGCCGGAAAACGTGCACCAGGCCATCAATCAGGTGGTCAGCCTGCGTCAACAGCAATCACAAACGCTGAAGGCCCATCCCTGGGACCGGTGGCAGGCAGAGGTGATCGACCTCCTGAACGACCTGAACAAGAGCAAACGGCTCCATGGCGCCAGCAAGAACGCCATGGTCAAGGTCTGGGACACTCTGATCACGTGGGCGGAATCCGACGACCTGTTACCGGACAAGATAGACAATGCCGCCGGGTTCAAAAACCAGACGCCTGAGGGCCTCGCCAATATTCTCAAAGGCGAGGAGCCCGCTCCCCATCACCCGGCATTCGAAGCCATAGAAGCATTGATGGACTTTAGCCAGAACCAGCCCAGCGCCAAATCCGACATTTTGCGCCACGCCAGCCACTGGATTGCCGAACGGCTGGAATCGGAAAAGCAGAAACGCTCGGAGATGGGCTTTGATGATCTGCTCACCCGCCTGGACGGAGCCTTGCACGGGCCCCGGGGTGATCAGCTGGCCGCCACCATCCGCCGCCAGTTCCCGGTGGCGCTGATCGACGAATTCCAGGACACCGACCCGGTGCAGTACCGTATCTTCAACCGGGTCTACAATGTGGAAGGCAGCGATCCGGACACCTGCCTGCTGATGATCGGGGATCCTAAGCAGGCCATTTATGGTTTCCGGGGCGCCGATATCCACACCTACCTTCTGGCCCGCCAGGGCGTAAAAGAGCGCACCTACACGCTGGGCAAGAACTTCCGCTCCGCCAAACCCATGGTGGCTGCGGTGAACCGGGTGTTTGAACACAGCGACCAGCACAGCCGCGATGGCGCTTTCCTGTTCGGCAAGGGCGACAACTCACCCTTGCCATTCCAGGGTGTGGCCGCCAACGGCACCAAACGCCTGTGGTCGGTAAACGGCGAGGTTCAATCCAGCCTGATGTTCTGGACGCACGAATCCGGGGAAGAGGGCAAAGACGGCAACCCGAAGGGCCTGGCCAAAGGCACCGCCACCGCCGATGTCGCCGAAACCTGCGCCAGCGAGATCGCCCGTCTGCTCACGCTGGGCCAGGCCGGGCAGGCCGGCTTTGCCCTGCCGGAGAACCCGGCAGATCTGGAACCGGTAACCCCCAAAGACATCGCCATTCTGGTCAACAACCGCAACGAAGCCAGCGCGGTGCGGGATGCCCTCGGCCGCCGGCGCATCAAGAGCGTGTACCTGTCGGACCGGGATTCGGTGCTGACCTCACAGGAAGCCAAGGAAATGCTGTGCTGGCTGCGGGCCTTCGCCGAGCCCCGGCAACTGGCCTGCATTCGCGCGGCGCTGGCCACCCCCACCCTGAGCCAGTCCTGGCAGGCCCTGGACCGGTTGCTCACCGACGAGATTGCCCTCGAGCGGGAAATCGAACGGTTTATGGGCTACCAGCAGCAATGGCAGAAACAGGGTGTACTGCCGATGCTGCGCAGTTTCCTGATGGATTTCGGGGTGCCCGGCCGGTTGCTGCAACGGGCCGATGGCGAGCGGCGGCTGACCGACATCCTGCATATCGCCGAACTGCTGCAGCAGGACAGCCTGCAACTGGACGGCGAGCATGCCCTGGTGCATCACTACACCCGGATTCTGCGGGCGGCGGACGAGGAAGACGAACACCGCACCTTACGCCTGGAAAGCGACGCCGGACTGGTAAAGGTGATTACCGTGCACAAGTCCAAGGGGCTGGAATACCCGCTGGTGTTCCTGCCCTTTGGCACCGCTTACCGGGCCCAGAGCGAAAAGCAGGCCTTTGTGCGCTACCACGATGACCAGGGCAAACTGGTCACTGTCTTCGACCCCAACGCCGAAGACGTTGCCAAGGCCGACCGGGAGCGTCTGGGCGAGGATATCCGCAAGCTCTACGTGGCCCTGACCCGGGCCCGGTTTGCGACCTGGGTAGGCGCTGCTGCCCTCGATAACTGGCCGCAAAGTGGCCTGGGTTATCTGATCGCCGGTGAAGCGGGGAGTCGGATCACCGACTGCCTGACCCGGCTGAGCGAAGGCCAACCGGAAATTACCATAACCCCGCTGCCGGAAGCGGAACAGACTCAATACAGCGAACCGGCGCCGGAGGCCCTGGGCCCGGCGTTGGAATCCACCCGTGAGGCGAAAGAGGACTGGTGGATTGCCAGTTACTCCGCCATCGAATACACCGGCATGGCCGGCACCGGAGTTGCGTTCACCGGTGAGGTGGAGAACGCCCAGACCCAGAACCTGCTGGAGGAAAGCACCCAGGAAGACGGCGAGCAGACAGCACCGATGACGGCTCATCGAAACCAGCACAATTTCCCCAAAGGCGCCGGCCCCGGCACCTTCCTGCACGAACTGCTGGAATGGTGCAGCCAGCATGGCTTCCAGCGGGTTGTGGATAATCCGTCCACACTCCGGGAACAACTTACACGCCGGTGCGGCACCCGGGGCTGGAATGACTGGGTGGACCCGCTGGAACACTGGCTGCAGGCGCTGATCACCCGGCCACTACAACTGCAACGCTCTGGCACTGAAAGCGTCAGCCTGGCAGACCTGGCCACCCTGCGCCCGGAACTGGAATTCTGGTTTGAGAGCCGCAACGTCAGCATCGGCAAGCTCGACCAGCTGGTGACCCATTACACCCTGAACGGCGCCGACCGGCCCCGAGTGGAGGAGAACCGCTTTAACGGTATGCTCAAGGGCTTTATCGATCTGGTGTTTGAACACAACGGGCAGTATTACGTGCTGGACTACAAATCCAATACCCTGGGCGAGGAAGACAGCGCCTACACTGATCAGGCCATGGGTAACGCCATTCTGGATAAACGCTACGACCTTCAATATGTGCTGTACCTGCTGGCACTGCACCGGTTGCTGAAAGCCCGGCTGCCCGGTTACGACTACGACCAGCACATCGGCGGCGCCGTCTACCTGTTCCTGCGGGGGGTCAATTCCACCACCGGTGGCGCCTTTACCGACAAACCACCGAGAGCGTTGATTGAACAGCTGGATGCCCTGTTTGATGGTGAATCCGTGCCAGGGAGGGTGGCCGCATGA